The genomic segment GAAGCAAGCCCGAAGCGATGCGGCAAGTTGGCAGTTAAGCGAAGTTACGCCTCAAACACACTGCAATTTAATTCAATTTCACTACTTGGACGAAAGTCCAATAGTATGAAATTCCCTTATTCCAAAGTATCGCGCTCCCCTTTCGGGATTGGATAAAATGGAACCATAAGCTTCCGCAGGACGCTTAAATATCAAGATGCAATCCCTGGCGACGGCACCAGCTCGCATTGGGGAGCGCTAAAACTCTGAAAAATTTTCTATGTTTTGAGAACCAAGGCCGCACGCATCCGAGCTTCAAAAAATAAAAAACAAAATCCGGCGGAATTTCGCTTAACGACCAAGGCTTGACGACGTTCGCGACTCTGAGCCTCGAAGAGGCGTTAGAGCCAGGCGCGACCTTTTGCCAAGCAAAAGTCGTGACTGGAGCCAATGTAGCCGAAGGCCAAGCAAGGGTTGCGAAGCAAGCCCGAAGCGATGCGGCAAGTTGGCAGTTAAGCGAAGTTACGCCTCAAACACATTGCAATTTAATTCAATTTCACTACTTGGACGAAAGTCCAATAGCATCCAAATTTACTAGCCCCAAAGTATCGCGCTCCCCTTTCGGGATTGGATAAAATGGAACCATAAACTTCCGCAGGACGCTCAAATACCAAGATGCAATCCCTGGCGACGGCACCAGCTCCATTGGGGAGCGCTTACACTCTGAAAAATTATCTATGTTTTAGAACCAAATCCGCACGCCTCCGAGCTTCAAAAAATAAAAAAACAAAATCCGGCGGAATTTCGCTTAACGACCAAGGCTTGACGACGTTTCGCGAGTCCGAAGGACTTGGCGCGAGACTTGCTTTTGCAAGGCGAGTGACAAAGCGAAATGTGGCGAAGCCTGGAGCGAGGGTGCGCAAGCATCCCGAAGCGTAACGCCAAGCCGATAGTTAGCCGCAGTGATTCTTGCTTCTCATAAAGATTTAAATGGTCTTTTTTGATTTTGATAAATTGACAACATCTCTTGAAAACTTAGCTCTTCAATTCGAATGTTATTTTTCGCAATCTTTCCTTTTTTAAGCCTTAAACTAATTCTCTTTCCTTCCTTTATAGTAACTCGGGCAGAAAACTGACCCTCTAATGTAACTGGGTTAAAAAGAGGCGGACACAATAGAGTTCCCGCATTTGCTATAAGCAAATGTTCACCTCCTTCTATTAACAAATCCTTCATTTCCTTCCACCATGGATCTTTGATACTATGCTCAATTTTCTGCACATGAAGGTAATCGCCCAATCTTTTACCTATTTCTTGTAATCTCCTAGACACAGGGGTATATAGTAGTCTCAAGGGTTCGTATCCGTCATCGAGTTCAATTATAAGAATAGAAACCTTATCTATATTTGAAAAGACTCTCTCAATCTCCTTCCCAAGTATGGCAATTTGCCAGCCCTTTTTGATGTGCTTAGCTACATTAGCCATATTGGATATATGCTCGCGTAAACGAGCTTCAATTCCACAGCGAAGCTCAAAGGCAGCATAGAACATATGATCTCTTTTACCAGTTTTCAGACAATGAAATGCTCTTTTTAAATAGTCCTCTGGTAAAAACGAATACTCTAAATCTTTTTGGCGTTTTTTATTCATTATACTGGCTAAGTATCGAGAATCATTGCGGCTAACGACGTTGGCTTGCCGACGTTTTGCAATGGCACGAGACTTGCCCTGCAAGGCGAGTGACAGAAGCAAAATGTGCCGAAGGCCAAGCAAGGGTTGCGAAGCAAGCCCGAAGCGATGCGGCAAGTTGGCAGTTAAGCGAAGTTACGCCTCAAACACGTTGCAATTTAATTCAATTTCACTACTTGGACGAAAGTCCAATAGTATTAAATTCCCTTATTCCAAAGTATCGCGCTCCCCTTTCGGGATTGGATAAAATGAAACCATATACTTCCGCAGGACGCTCAAATACCAAGATGCACAGCCTGGCGACGGCACCAGCCTCCATTGGGGAGCGCTAAAACTCTGGAAAATTTCCTATGTTTTAGAACCAAATCCGCACGCTTCCGAGCTTCTAAAAATAAAAAAACAAAATCCGGCGGAATTTCGCTTAACGACCAAGGCTTGACGACGTTTCGCGAGTCCGAAGGACTTGGCGCGAGGCTTGCTCTGCAAGACGAGTGACAAAGCGAAATGTGCCGCAGGCCAAGCGAAGGTCGCGAAGCGATCCTGAAGCGCAGCGTCAGAGCCGACAGTTATGCGACGTTTCATAATTGTTTCTCACAATTTAAAACGCTTTTTAGGTTTAGTAATATTGCTCAAATTCCGTTAACCAGTTTTAAAATATTCTATGAATTTCTTAAAGCTAAACCCAAAGCCATTAAAATTAGGTTCTAATATTAATGAGTCAAATATCGCTCCGCCAATTCCTTTCTTTACATCCTTCGAGATTGTGAAATCTACGAGATCTTTTTGCTCAATAATATCTTCAAATACCTTTTCAATTAATGCAATCGCCTCAGTCTCATTCTTACAAAACTTTTTGAAAGGTATCAAAATAAGTTTTAAATCATCTGATTCTGAAGATAGCAAAATTGAATTTCGCTTCTTCAAATCATCCGCGGAGTCTCGAAAGAAATTCGGATGTTTGTTAGTTATTAATAGACCTGGTAATAGATCCTTAGCATCGAGGCCATTGATTCGGTGCCATGAAAAAACTTCATTACTAAAATGCCCTAACTCAGTTCCTTTTACAATTACTGCTTTATTTTTCGCAGCAAGATTAGCCATCTTATCGAAATTCTTCCTCAATGTCTTTCCTATAGGCTCTTCCCAACCGTAATCCAACAAATATATGAAATAGTTTCTTTTTGCAGAAGTGGGCAAATTTTCGAGTGAATGAATAACTAGTCCCATATATTTTTACCTCACGGAATGAGTTTTATCTTCTTGATCAAGTTTTTTGTGAAATGTCGCATAACGACCAAGGCTTGACGACGTTTCGCGAGTCCGAAGGACTTGGCACGAGACTTGCTCTGCAAGGCGAGTGACAAAGCGAAATGTGCCGGAGGCCAAGCGAGAGTGCGAAGCATCTCGAAGCGCAGCGACAAGCCGATAGTTAGACGCAGTGCAGTTGCTTTAACGAATACTATTAATCTGAGTTTGGGTATCTTTCTTTAAACGATTAATATTGTCTTCGCTAAGGAGCAATTTCATCCCCTGTTCTACATGTAAAGGATGTAAATCCAATGTCGGTGCTTCTCTGAGAATCTGAAATTGAATGGTCTTTCCTTGACTTTGAGGCCTATAAGCTACTATCAAACCAATTTCGAAGGAACTCACAAGATCCAATATTCCATCATCTGTTAGCTTTGAGATTAAGTCTTGAACAAGTTTCCCTCGGTACTGAGAATCAAAAAAGCAGAGGTATGATTCCTGACAATATCTTAAGTAACTTGCCGTTTGTTGAATGTGAGTGATATTAGGGTAAGTAGGTTTAACTTCAAAGGCAGTCAATTTCGGAAACAAACCTGCGTGAAAAAGTAATTGGTAAGTCGTAACTGCTACTAAATCTGCATTTTCCCATTTCTTGCCTGTGATTTTTTCTGACCGATTCTCAACAATAGTATATCTTTCTAAAGACAATAAAAAATCATTAAGTGGTTTATATAGCTCGTTTTCTTTAAGCTTTAGCGTACTTGCTTCAAAATCGTATTGTTTAAGATAATTCTTTATCTTAGTAATATTAGCAGCATTAAGCCCTTCCGTGATACTCAGACCTTGCCCCCTCTTAATATCGATTCCACCAGTTCGTCGAACTTTTTTTTCAACTCTACCCGACTCTTCCAAAGCAGTAATAACATAGCTATAGGAATCAGGATCGTTTATGATATCTAATATTTCTTCTTTAGTGAGTGAATATATTCCCTGCTTACTTCTCTCAATTAAAGAATCGAAAACAGCTTTTATTTCTTCTATGAGTTCTTCAGATTTGTTTACTTTTGTAGCCATATTTTCTTTCCTAATAATATTAATTTCAACTGCATTGCGTCTAACGACCAAGGCTTGACGACGTTTCGCGAGTCCGAAGGACTTGGCATGAGACTTGCTCCGCAAGGCGAGTGACAAAGCGAAATGTGCCGAAGGCCAAGTGAGGGTTGCGCAGCAATCCCGAAACGCAGCGTCAGAGCCGACAGTTAGCCGACGTATCAAGGGGCTCTCTATTTTTTAACTAATTTCAAAGCCTCAGTTAATGCATTTATACTAAGCTTCTCATCCTTATTTAAAGATGAATATGGATTACTACCCAATGTGTAGATACTTCGAGCAACTTCTTCAAGAAATTTAGCCTTGCTCCCGTTGTCTTCTGATGGAATAGAGTCATACAACAAGCGAAATGAATCTAAAACATTTCTTCTATGTGAATTTGCAGTATATAAAACTTTATTAATTCCATAGTTCTTTAGCGAGAAACGGGCTAGGTATAACAAAATTGCTAAAATAGCAACTTTCTTGAAAATATCCGGTAAAACTTCAAGAAAGCTATATTCATCAAATATTAAAAGAGAATAATCAATATCAAATTTTAGTATTACTATGACAATTCCGATTAAGTTAAGAGAAAAAAAGAACAACCATTTCTCCGCTGCTCCAAAAAACTTATTCTTCCAAAATTTAAGTAAATCGACAAATTCTATCTTTGAGCTTGAATATTTCTCTGCTTCAGCACCAAATATTTTTGCAAACGTTGCAGTAGTAACTTTTGATGCTTCTACTCTTAATGAATCAATTAATTCATTTGCTTGAGTAACTTTAGTTTTAAGATCACTCGACAAATCTTGAATTTCTTTTAAATCAACTTTCTCAGCATCTAGACTTAATACAAAGGCTGCTAATTGTAAAAATGGTGGCTGCCCCTGCAATGGTGAATTATTATAAGAATAGATTAAATTTACGAAATTTGATAAACGTCCATATATCTCAGCCACATTCCCACCTAAGCCGGTAAATAGCCCAGTCAACTCCCCAATCAAGGAGGAAATACTTCCTCAATAATTCAATAAACCTCCCACTATCCCATCATCAATATCGTGTCTCAAAGCTGTTTTTAGGATTCTTTCATAGTCCGCTAGAAAAAGACGGAATCTTTCAAGGTGCTCCTTGGCAGGTGATGAAGGCTGCGGTTTATTTAGATCCTGATAGGCGCGAATTTCTTTTAAATATTGTTCCAAAAGTTGAGTATAACTGTTTTGCATATTATTTCCTTGATATGTCGGCTAACGACCGAGCCTTGCTGACGTTTTGCGCTGGCACAAGTTTGCGAATGCAAGCGCAGTGACAGTAGCAAAATGTGGCGTTAGCCCGGAGCGAGAGTCGCGTTAGCGAGCTCGAAGCGCAGCAGCAGAGGCGAAAGTTAAGCGAAGTTCCGCCTCAAATACGATGCAATTTAATATATTTTGCTATCTGGACAAAAGTCCAATAGTATCCAAATTTACTAGCGCCAAAGAATCGCGCTCCCCTTTCGGGATTGGATCAAATGTAAACATGAGCTTCCGCAAGGCGCATAAATACCGAGATGCAATACCCTGGCGACGGCACCAGCTTACATTGGGGAGCGCTCTAAAGCTACAAGATTTACTATGCTTACTAAATGAATCCACATGCTTCCGAGCTTCTAAAAATAATAAAACAACTTCCGGCGGAATTTTGCTTAACGACCAAGGTGTTCCGACGTTTGCGATGGCACGAGTTTGCTCTGCAAACGAAGTGACAGAAGCAAATGTGGCGAAGCCCGAGCGAGAGTTGCGTTAGCAAGCTCGAAGCGAAGCGGAAGCACCGATAGTTAGTCGCAGTGATGGAACATTAGAATGATGATTTTATTCCTGTCTCATTCAATGTATTTCGTATATTTCTATATAGTTCTGCGGTCCAACTCGGATAGTTTAGATTTTCTACCAAAGTAACTTTATCATTGGGGGAAATTACTATATTTACATTTTCCTTTCCAGCTCGTGCGGTTAAAACAAACAAATCCTCAGCTACTTCATCGCCCATTGCCAAACAACCAATCGATGCTGTATCCCCATGGATAAATATATTACCACCAAGTTCTGTACGACCATCAATCAAAGCTTTCGCTTTATCGAACTGATTTGGATAATCTAATTTTAAAGAAAGATGATAATGGCTGTTTGGATTTAATCCAATGACTTTATAAATTCCCTCAGGTATTTGCCGATCACCCTCAATTAATTTAGGTCCTAATTGACCGCTAACACCTAATATATCAAAAGATTGAATATGAATATATCTTCCTTTTGATTTCGTCCATAATTCTAAACGACGATTCTGCTTATAGGCAATTAACATGAGTTGACTCGGCGGATAAGAAGCACCTTTCTCGATAAACAATTCCGAATATTTTAAATCAACCCGACTTCCTATATTATTTAAAACCATTTCTACTGTTTTTCTACCACGCAGTGCATGATAGTACTCGATCAAATTATTAGGTCCAAAAAGAAAGATTGAGATTGCAAAGATCAATAACGCGATAAACAAGAAAATTTTATTTCTTTTATTCATAATTTTAATTATTCCATCATTGCGACTAACGACCAAGGCTTGACGACGTTTCGCGAGTGCGTAAGCACTTGGCACGAGTTTTGCTCAGCAAAACGAGTGACAAAGCGAAATGTGCCGGAGGCCAAGCGAAGGTTGCGAAGCAATCCTGAAGCGCTGCGTCAGAGCCGACAGTTAGACGCTGAAGCTTAATTAATAAAAAAATATGGATGTTAGTTACATGACCAATCCATATTCGGAAAATGATCTTTTATTTCACCTACTTCGGAATTCCCCCAGAAAAATGTTCTCTTTTTATTCAATAAATCCGAAGGATAATTTTCAAAAATAGCTGTAAGTAATTCCGGCATTGTCACCCCTAAAAGACCACATTCCGTTTCATCTTCTATCACATTACCTGTCCAAAGTATTGATTGCTTTTTATCGGTAATCGTAATACTCAAAGATTTCATAAAAAGAGGAACTACCAATACATTTATTGTTGCCATATTACTTCCAATCGCATTAGCAACGCCATGTCTCAAGTTACCTTTCTGGGACACCGAGGCAGTCAAATTAAAATAATAATCGGGATTTTCTTTACTCTCACTGAGACCGATTTTCTTCAACTTCACTGATAACATTTTCGCAAATATGCTTTGTTGAGCATCCGTAGATTGGTACTTAATATGAAATTTGCCTACTGCTGGTCCATTAGTATTTACTGCGTTAGTTCTTGTAGATGCTGTTACGCAATGGACAAAGTATAAACCAAAATAAATTATACCTACGACTTGAAATATTTTCTTTTTCATAACTCTGGTTGCTTTCCTTATTTATATAGTAAATTATTTTAATTAAGCTTTTGCGTCTAACGACCAAGGCTTGACGACGTTTCGCGAGTCCGTAAGGACTTGGCGCGAGTTTTGCTCAGCAAAAAGAGTGACAAAGCGAAATGTGCCGGAGGCCAAGCGAGAGTGCGCAAGCATCTCGAAGCGCTGCGTCAGAGCCGATAGTTAGGCGAAGTGATATTAATTCGCAAATAAATTAGGCATCCATTTTTTTAACAATTTTTCAGATTCATCGATCTGCATTGACATCATTTCTCGTTCTAAAATCAAGCGTTCACGTTCAAATGAAAAAAGCACAATGATGGTAATTGTATTTAGATAAATTGCTGATTTTGTTTTTGAAAGAATCAGTTTCTTAAACTCTTCACTCAGAGGATTCTCATTGTTAATATTGAATGAATTAATGAAGTTTTTTTTATCACTTGGACTCATGTTTTTAATCAACTTTTTAAATGAAAAAGAAATTTCCTCGGGATCATGAGCTAATCTATTCCTAAGTTGCGAAATTGATTGGATATATCTTTTAATACTATTTGAACACAAGTCTAAATCTTTTAATAATTCAACTTTTGCATTAAGCGAAAGTCTATTAAAATACTTTTCGAATTTTTGATCCCCAGATTTTGCAATTAGTAAATTTAAAACCGATGACTCCAAAACGGCCTGAGATTTTATAATAAAAGACCAATCGTCATCCTTAATTATTTTATTAAACTTTCTTTCGTATTCTTTAGATCTATCGAGCGTTGATTTTGATAGTTTTTTGAATAAATCTAGAAGTGATTTTTCATGAAGTGCCATTATATTCTCTTACCATATAATTATATCATTTCGCCTAACGACCAAGGTGTTCCGACGTTTGCGATGGCACGAGTTTGCTCATGCAAACGAAGTGACTGAAGCAAATGTGGCGTAGCCCAAGCGAGAGTTGCGTAAGCAAGCTCGAAGCGCTGCGGAAGCACCGATAGTTATGCGAAGTAAGCGTCTATTAAGCAAAAAATCTTCTACCAATTCCGAAATTAATTAATTTAGTTTCTTCAATATTGAC from the Leptospira wolffii serovar Khorat str. Khorat-H2 genome contains:
- a CDS encoding DUF4136 domain-containing protein gives rise to the protein MKKKIFQVVGIIYFGLYFVHCVTASTRTNAVNTNGPAVGKFHIKYQSTDAQQSIFAKMLSVKLKKIGLSESKENPDYYFNLTASVSQKGNLRHGVANAIGSNMATINVLVVPLFMKSLSITITDKKQSILWTGNVIEDETECGLLGVTMPELLTAIFENYPSDLLNKKRTFFWGNSEVGEIKDHFPNMDWSCN
- a CDS encoding L,D-transpeptidase family protein, with product MNKRNKIFLFIALLIFAISIFLFGPNNLIEYYHALRGRKTVEMVLNNIGSRVDLKYSELFIEKGASYPPSQLMLIAYKQNRRLELWTKSKGRYIHIQSFDILGVSGQLGPKLIEGDRQIPEGIYKVIGLNPNSHYHLSLKLDYPNQFDKAKALIDGRTELGGNIFIHGDTASIGCLAMGDEVAEDLFVLTARAGKENVNIVISPNDKVTLVENLNYPSWTAELYRNIRNTLNETGIKSSF
- a CDS encoding TraY domain-containing protein, with amino-acid sequence MLCKRSDRSKCGEARARVALASSKRSGSTDS